A single region of the Hyphomicrobiales bacterium genome encodes:
- a CDS encoding hypothetical protein (Evidence 5 : Unknown function), whose protein sequence is MSRSNNIEAQNTTYTVTLPFAAGRLGAFFWTASPNRRIFVVSAVLERLAPLGARTIVPRHPMQAA, encoded by the coding sequence ATGTCGAGATCGAATAATATCGAAGCACAAAATACCACTTACACCGTCACGCTTCCTTTTGCTGCGGGCAGACTGGGCGCGTTTTTTTGGACGGCCTCGCCAAATCGTCGCATCTTTGTCGTATCCGCGGTGCTCGAACGGCTTGCGCCCCTTGGCGCGCGCACTATAGTCCCGCGGCATCCCATGCAGGCCGCGTAA
- the argG gene encoding Argininosuccinate synthase has product MSLSPSSEKPVKKVVLAYSGGLDTSIILKWLQTTYGCEVITFTADLGQGEELEPARQKALLLGIKPENIFVEDLREEFVRDYVFPMFRANAQYEGLYLLGTSIARPLIAKKQIEIAEKLGADAVSHGATGKGNDQVRFELGYYALKPDVTVIAPWREWDLTSRTALLEFAEKNQIPIAKDKRGEAPFSVDANLLHASSEGKVLEDPAQEVPGYVYSRTIDPEKAPDTPTIITIGFEKGDPVSIDGEALSPAALLTKLNALGRANGIGRLDLVENRFVGMKSRGMYETPGGTILYFGHRAIESITLDRGAAHLKDELMPKYAELIYNGFWFSPEREMLQVLIDKSQEFVTGTVRLKLYKGGVHIIGRESPYSLYDQDLVTFEEGAVAYDHRDAAGFIKLNALRLRTLGQRKKKLGL; this is encoded by the coding sequence ATGTCCCTGAGCCCATCGTCCGAGAAGCCTGTCAAGAAAGTCGTGCTCGCCTATTCAGGTGGCCTCGACACCTCCATCATCCTGAAGTGGCTTCAGACGACCTACGGCTGCGAAGTCATCACCTTCACCGCCGATCTCGGCCAGGGCGAGGAGCTTGAGCCAGCCCGGCAGAAGGCCTTGCTGCTTGGCATCAAGCCGGAGAACATCTTCGTCGAGGACCTGCGCGAGGAATTCGTGCGGGACTACGTTTTTCCGATGTTCCGTGCCAACGCGCAGTATGAGGGGCTCTATCTGCTCGGCACCTCGATCGCCCGTCCGCTGATCGCCAAGAAGCAGATCGAGATCGCCGAGAAGCTCGGCGCTGACGCCGTCTCTCACGGCGCCACCGGCAAAGGCAACGACCAGGTCCGTTTCGAGCTGGGCTACTACGCCCTCAAGCCCGATGTGACCGTTATCGCGCCTTGGCGCGAATGGGACCTGACGTCGCGCACGGCGCTCCTCGAGTTCGCGGAAAAGAACCAGATTCCGATCGCCAAGGACAAGCGCGGCGAGGCGCCTTTCTCGGTGGACGCGAACCTGCTGCATGCCTCGTCCGAGGGCAAGGTGCTGGAAGATCCGGCGCAGGAAGTGCCGGGCTATGTCTATTCGCGCACCATCGATCCGGAAAAGGCCCCGGATACGCCGACAATCATCACCATCGGCTTCGAGAAGGGCGACCCGGTCTCCATCGACGGCGAGGCGTTGTCGCCGGCCGCCTTGCTGACGAAGCTCAACGCGCTCGGCCGCGCCAACGGCATCGGCCGCCTCGACCTCGTCGAGAACCGCTTCGTGGGCATGAAGTCGCGCGGCATGTACGAGACTCCCGGCGGCACAATCCTGTATTTCGGCCATCGCGCGATCGAATCGATCACGCTTGATCGCGGCGCGGCGCATCTGAAGGATGAGCTGATGCCGAAATATGCCGAACTCATCTACAACGGCTTCTGGTTCTCGCCCGAGCGCGAGATGCTGCAGGTGCTTATCGACAAGAGCCAGGAATTCGTGACCGGCACGGTCCGCCTCAAGCTTTACAAGGGCGGCGTCCATATCATCGGCCGCGAGAGCCCCTATTCCCTCTATGATCAGGATCTCGTCACCTTCGAGGAAGGTGCGGTAGCCTATGATCATCGTGATGCGGCCGGCTTCATCAAGCTGAACGCGCTGCGCCTCAGGACGCTCGGCCAACGTAAGAAGAAGCTCGGCCTGTGA
- a CDS encoding 2-hydroxychromene-2-carboxylate isomerase, producing MERSVHRHQLDFWYDFASPYAYLAAMRIEALAEIHAVDVRWRPFLLGPIFAAQGWSDSPFNLFPAKGRYHWRDLARQSAKYGLPFKAPANFPPNSLAAVRLGLHLRDSDQAGPFSRALFAATFGEGRPMSDADVLASVLTKLGIDAGRAIAESQSPSVKARLRAQTEEARSRGLFGSPTFLTGDGELFWGNDRLEEAIAWAAGERPGGML from the coding sequence ATGGAGCGCAGCGTGCACCGCCATCAGCTGGATTTCTGGTATGATTTCGCGTCGCCTTACGCCTATCTGGCTGCGATGCGGATTGAAGCCCTCGCGGAAATCCACGCTGTCGATGTCCGCTGGCGGCCCTTCCTGCTCGGACCGATATTCGCCGCGCAGGGATGGTCGGATTCCCCGTTCAACCTTTTTCCCGCCAAAGGGCGCTATCACTGGCGCGATCTCGCGCGGCAAAGCGCGAAATACGGCCTGCCCTTCAAGGCCCCTGCAAACTTTCCACCCAACAGTCTGGCCGCCGTTCGCCTTGGCCTTCATCTGCGCGACAGCGACCAGGCCGGCCCGTTTTCGCGGGCGCTGTTCGCCGCCACCTTTGGCGAGGGCCGTCCCATGTCGGACGCGGATGTGCTGGCCTCCGTCCTGACGAAGCTCGGCATCGACGCCGGCCGCGCCATCGCCGAGTCGCAAAGCCCGAGCGTAAAGGCGCGATTGCGCGCCCAAACCGAGGAGGCCCGCTCCCGTGGGCTTTTCGGCTCGCCCACCTTTCTCACCGGTGACGGCGAATTGTTCTGGGGCAACGACCGGCTTGAGGAAGCCATTGCCTGGGCCGCCGGCGAGCGCCCTGGCGGCATGCTGTAA